The stretch of DNA AGGGCCGGGGGTGAGGACCAGTTGGGCTCCGTAGGCTTGCAGTAGGCTGCGGCGTTCCTGGCTCATGGTTTCAGGCATGGTTAGGATGAGTTTGTAGCCTTTGACGGCGGCGACCATGGCTAAGCCGATGCCGGTGTTGCCGCTGGTGGGTTCGATGAGGGTGGCGCCGGGTTTTAGGATGCCCTGTTTTTCGGCTTCCTCTATCATGCTTTGGCATATGCGGTCTTTGACGCTGCCGCCGGGGTTTCTTGATTCCTGTTTGGCGACGATTGTGGCGTTTAGTTCTTTGGTGAGTTTGTTTAGGCGGATTAGTGGGGTTTTGCCTATGGTTTCTAGGATGTTATTGTTTATTTTCATTTTACCCATCTTCCTATAACACTGTTATAATCCTCTGCTGCGTACCTTAAAAGCTTTACCTCAACAACAACCATAACCAAACAACACCACCAAAACACCATAAACCCAGAACAACAAACCAATACTTAAAAAAAGCGCTCAAAGCATCCGCAGCAAATCCGCCTTCGTAATAATACCCATGATTTCACCCCTCCGAGAAACCAACACAGCCGAATACGTCTGAAGCAAACTAGAAATCAGCGAAAGCGGAGCCTCCTCATTAATCTGGGGAAAAGCCTCCTCCATGATTCTCTCCGTGGGCTGCCGAGAAATCTCCTCTAAATCCTGCCCCGCCAAAATCTGATGCATAATAGCCTTCTCCGATATGCTGCCCACGGATTGTTTACCATCAAACACCGGCATCTGAGAGATTCCATGCTCCTTCATGACTTTAACGACCTCTGAGACGGGGGCGGTCCTCTGTACGCTGATGACTTCATGGTGGAGGATTTTTTCGGCTTGGATCTTGGTTTTAAATTCCAGCCGCTCCAGTACATCAAAGATGGTTTTTACTTTGCTGTAAGAGGAATCTATGGTGCCTGCTTCGAGTTTAGCGATGAGGGATTGGCTGACGCCTGCGGCTTTGGCGAGTTCGCTCTGTTTGAGACCTAGTTGTCGGCGGCGTTTAGCGATGTCTTCAAGGGTTGGAAACATAATTCAGTAATGCGGGGTGGCGGTAATATTACTTTTGGAATATCCGCTTAATTTCGGCCTAAATAAACCACCAATGCGTGTGCTTTCAGAAAAGAATTAATAATTATAAAGCCGTTATGGCAGGTGATGCATATGGATCCTCAATGCGAAGTAATCGGCAAATACGTCTTACCCCTCTACCGCTCAATGCTCGCAAAAGAACTAGTGCAAAAATACCATCTATCCCAAACCGACGCCGCCAAAAAACTCGGAACCACCCAAGCCGCCATAAGCCAATACCTTAGCTCCAAACGCGCCTACAAGGGTGTTGATCAGGTTCAAGAGTTCATGCCGAAGCTGCAGGCGATGGCGGAGAATACTGCCCAGAAACTTGTTTCTAAAGAAATCAGCGCCGAGGACATTACAGTTAACTTCTGCGGGCTCTGCTCTACCTTCTGTAGACATGCCGAAAACGATGGCGCCCCAAAACCCGACTACTACATATAAGCCCCTAGATTTTTGATGCTTCAACGGTTTCTCTGCAGGGAACCTCCACGGCAATTTGCCTATCAAACCCTAAAGCGCCAAAATGCACCTGGGCTGTTCCCGTTTTTTGATCTGAGAAAAAAGCCGTCAAACCAGCAGCCGACCGAATTGCCCTCTGGGTTTTGGGTCCCGACAGAATTGTTATTGGGCTGCCGATGATTGGGACTTCAAAAACCAAATCGCCTTTCTGTTTGGTTCTTTGCAGGATACCGTTTTCTGCTTGGTTTCTGCCCACGACGATTTTGTTTTTGCCCACTCTGAAATGGCGGCCGACCTTAAGCTGATTAACTTCTCTTATCGTTACATGTTTTTTATGCGTGAAAAGATCGCGAAGTTTGTCTGCGAATGCTTTGTCAGTTAGCAAGCAGCCGCCGCCAGCACAAGGATAATTGGTGATGTTGAACTCCTTCACCATCTCAAGCTGGCGTTTCCTTGATCG from Candidatus Bathyarchaeota archaeon encodes:
- a CDS encoding CBS domain-containing protein gives rise to the protein MFPTLEDIAKRRRQLGLKQSELAKAAGVSQSLIAKLEAGTIDSSYSKVKTIFDVLERLEFKTKIQAEKILHHEVISVQRTAPVSEVVKVMKEHGISQMPVFDGKQSVGSISEKAIMHQILAGQDLEEISRQPTERIMEEAFPQINEEAPLSLISSLLQTYSAVLVSRRGEIMGIITKADLLRML
- a CDS encoding helix-turn-helix domain-containing protein, producing MDPQCEVIGKYVLPLYRSMLAKELVQKYHLSQTDAAKKLGTTQAAISQYLSSKRAYKGVDQVQEFMPKLQAMAENTAQKLVSKEISAEDITVNFCGLCSTFCRHAENDGAPKPDYYI